Genomic window (Juglans microcarpa x Juglans regia isolate MS1-56 chromosome 2S, Jm3101_v1.0, whole genome shotgun sequence):
AAGTATCAAGTGCCTTTTTTCCTCCTTGAAAAAATTATCTCACCTTCGGATGAAATAGAAACATGAGGTCCAAAGTAGCAGGGTAGACCTATTTCCGATTAGGACTGTACGATAGTCCTCGTATCCTGCAGCATGGGTCCGAATTCCGATAACCTTTTCCAGTGAAAACGCTTTAAATTTGTGGGGGTTATTCTTTTTGTAGGGTTTCATCCCTACATGATAAGTTGCTCTAAAATTCACTGTTCAAACCATAAAAATTGACGCATTTCTCAGTCCAATCACTGTTGAGATGGTACTCTTCCCGTCAAGATTCGAGACGTGGTTTACTTTTCAGTATCTTTAGTAGTTTTTGAATGAATGGTGTTTATGCAATTTTTCGGAGGGGGGGCTGGAGGCCAACAATACGGTAGACTAGCCGTAATTGGACATTGATTTGATACTCGATGCTTATTcatgaattaaataataaataagacacatagaatataaataaagagagacaagATGACTGTTTGAGGGTGAATCcactatatatattgattttacaGTTTTCATGGCTTCTTATAATTCTCAATATAATGGAGAAAATATAGTTGAAGAGAGGATAAAAACAATGCTGTCTTTCTAGAAATCTCTCTTCCACGTTTGTAGACGAAGGGGATAAAAATAGCAAAGTCAAATATACCAGGCCAAGGTCATTAGAGGATCGTCAGGAGGTAAGTGggaagaataatgatagggttactaccttATTATCatccatttattattattttttatttaatttttaattttacttaatgattaaggaagtgagaattagtaaagttatatattttttttaattttttcttactaattaaagatgttaaaaaaatacttaaaaaaaatgataaaaaaataaaaaactttgaaaTACACTTGGGTAGTAGATGGGTAATAATAGGGTAGTGAGCCTATCACTACCTAAGTGGGAAAATAAAGGAAGGGGacaagacaaaaaagaaaagcagggtgtaagagaaaaagagaaaaaaaaaatgagagaaaagcaAGTCAGACACGTAAGAGATGAGTGACTTAAAGCTGATTTCCTCACCTACCACTATAGGACCACAAAAAAAGGGATCTGAGATCGAATGGAAATCAGGTTTCAGACTTCTAAGTGACTATTTTAGGAGAACATAGAGGTCATCTTCAATCTCACAATGAGAGCTCTAGagagattatattttttagaaaaaatatcttCGACCTTCGTTGTACATAGAGAAACGATAgactatgagagactgtaaaatattcatattatagtggatttgcccTCCAAACGACCCGTTGACGTAAGCTATATGCCAAATCACGTAAACCTGTGTGTTTCCATTTCTATTTACATTTCCAGTACTATTTCTCTATTTACTGTTATGGATATACATACATGCACCATATCGACACCCTgaaccgccaccattggcttcagaCGACACCGATCGAGGCCCGAATCACACTATCATGGGCTGGGAATGATTCTTTCTCCGTTCTAACCTattctgtattttttggcattaacAATAGGGATCACCTCCCTTTATAAAGGTATTTGTCATTCTTTGGAGTAGCTGAATCCTACTTGTTTTATGTCACTTTTACATTTTTGTATATGGCTCTAGCTCATTTTATATCCATAGATGGTACTACTAAAgtaatcatttatttataattgaaaCATTATTTTAGGTAAACATATGAATATAATTGTGAAAAGTACCATCAGATAACAAATTATGAGCTGTGAAACTTCATGCTATGTATCAGTTTTGTGAAAAGCAATCTTTTCATTGGCTTAAAAAACTAGGATCTTGATCCTGTTAGTTAGTAATCTCCATCATGATATAATCAGATAGCTATATCCTATCTAATAAAAGATGGGGCCCCAACCCAAGCCAGCTTAGTCCTACATCTCTCCTTGGTCGAGCCTGCAGGGTTCTATTATGGATCAGCCTTTTCCAGGAGGACCATATGTTTTAGCCCGACCCATGTACACTCTACGgctaattactttttttttttgtttttaatcttaTTCTTTGGTCTTAAGTTTTATTTCAGGCTACTGACTCAAAACAGAAGGAAAAACTCatgtatttattgtattttctcGATCGTATCTGCATCatttggaatatatattatattttttttacagatgaaatgaaataagttaagataaaaattaaaaattaaaaaaaatattattcgaatatatttttttaagattatttttgttttaaaatttaaaaaaattaaattatttattttattttatataaaaaattataataataaaataaaataaaataaaaaattttgtaaaagtgaataaGGAATAGAATCTCCGAAGTCAACGTCGGCACCGcgtagagaaagaaagaaagcttATTGGAAAGAGTGCTCCCGACATGAGGAGATCGAGTACGTGCATTAgagtagcttttttttttttttttttgtaacataATCGATTTAGGTTcagatattaaaatgatatgaaatgattttaaaagaaatttgaataaaatattattttttaatattattattgatttataatttaaaaaaataaattatttattatattttatataaaaattttaaaaaattataacaattaaataaaatagatgaaaTTCAAAACGTCTTAAACTTCAGGAAAAGATCATCCTGTTTATAATTTCTCTGtcttaatcatattttatttgacaTTAATCAGAGACATGACTGTGCGTGGGCTCGTCTTAAAAGACTTTACATGCTACGAACAAATTTCTAGGGATGTGTCGGAATTGATTGATAAATGAAAATTCAAAGGTTCTCTACTtatccatccaaaaaaaaaaaatctgtacttagttaaaaaaaatataatttttataaattttaaaataaaaataatattaaaaaaattacattaaaaaatatttttaattttatatattcaatttcATAAATTCCAATAcgatatatattttaaaatataattttattcaactttttcttttttattttttaaaactcaataaaatatcttcactcaaactatttcactactattaacaaaatttagaaatattttaaacatacaAGCATGCCCTCAATCCCATGACATTCTTTAGGAGAacgattaaaaaaaagaaaaaaaggatgaaTAATATCATACATCAAGCATAACTAATGACAAAATTGTAAAagggttgtaaaaaaaaagaaatagtttgTATCTTTGCCCATAATACGtttgattattaaattcatctcaattcatcattataatttttttaaattttaatataaaatataataaataatttaatttttttaaattttaaattaataatattaaaaaataatattcaaataatattttattatctcaaattaagtttaacatctaaacgcagtctatcataacaagaaaataaacaaaactcaTGTGGGTATAATTGACGTTGATTGTTTTACGTACTATGAGACACGCACACACTCAAAATATTAGCGTCACCTGCGCGCTCTTTCATGGCTCAtgcatttttacatatttttttttatgtgttgtattgatatttttagtcaaaaaaattattatatattaaaaaagatacaatcaatcatattagtaaaatacgtaaaaaatacaaaaaagtgattgtatataaaatttttgaaatatatatatatatataaatacaccttacttttcataatatatttttaaaaaagagatttttataaattatattataaaactaacatcattttataaaaatatttttattttacaatatgtgTTATGgaatatattgtaaaatgtaTTGTACCTATATCATTGCTCAGGCTAAAAAGAGGAAGAACTATAGAGATAAaaggaattatataaaagtaaatttagaaagtgatgtgGTTTATAAAGGAATTATTGTAAACTATGTgatctgttagatttatttcactacaaaattaactttataatttaacatatctaGGGGCCGGATGAGGTGAATAGAAGGCATTTACACCCTCTAATAATATTGTGACACGTCTGCATTTCAAAAGAAGAATATAGAACCGCACATAGCAAATCTCACGCAACCCCgtcccctctctctcactcgtcGTCTTGGTCGTGCTCTCTCTCAAagctctcactttctctcaccACTCAGTCTCCATATGGGCATGAGCATAAGATGATTTCTTCCAGTAAAATGAATATCTAGGTTTCCACCTATCATTGAGGCTAGAACAGAAGACCCTGACTCTGATAAGATCAAACAGCAAGGCAATCACCAAGGCATCAGCCCGTGATCTGTGCTCATTCCGTTTGTGTACATTCCATCTATATTCCATTTATGATCTCTACATTCTAGGCATGTTCAGCTATCCCTTTCCGTGTATATGCTTTTTACCTTCTCTTgtattattttccttatttgtaAAGTCAACTGTAATAGTCTATATAATACAAGCTCTCCTCTGTCTTCACTGTGTGAGACAGTTACTCTCAAAAtctttatggtatcaagagcccaTACAGTGATATTCAGAGAGagctattttttttccatggcaaactcgtcttcttcctcctcaaacACTGAATACCCCTATCCTATTACCCAAAATGTTACCAACTTTGTTTCTCTTCGACTCATGCCCACCAACTTCTTGCTTTGGAAAACTCAAATGCTCAACATTTTGGAGAGTTACGATCTCCAGGGCTTTGTAACTAGTGAAACACTCCAACCTCCTTCAACTGTTGAAGGTGCCCAAACTGGGATGAATCAAAATCCTGCATTCCTATAGTGGTGGAAAACAGATCGGCTTGTTAAAGGTTGGATCACTGCCACACTCTCAGAGGAAGTCCTCAGTATAGTTGTTGGTCTCAACATTGCCGTTGAAGTCTGGAATGCTCTACTGCATTCCTTTGCACGTGACTCATCCGATCGTAGCCTTTCTCTAAAGCAAAGGCTCACTTCCATTTTGCAGGGCACTGACACTTTATCAATGTATCTACGCCGCTTCAAGACTATTTGTGATGATCTTTCAGCCATTGGCAAACCCGTCTTAGATCATAAAAAATCGTGGTGGCTCCTTAATGGTCTCGGCAAAGAGTATCAAGTGTTCACCACAACCATGATGCGTCCACCAATGCCCTCTTATTTAGATCTTGTTACCTTACTGGAGAACTATACTGAGCGTAACAAACTGGATGCTACCCCTCCTCAAATGGCGTACTTCACTCagaaaaacaacaaatataaaaagactACTCCAACGTTCAATTCAAAGGGACGTGGTTTTCATCAAGGTAACTCATCTATCTCGAAAACTTCGCATGCGAATCTAAGGAATCAGTCATACTCTGGCTCAAATCCGAAAGATGATCTCCCAATATGCCAAATTTGCAACAAGCGTAACCACACCGCACTCAAGTGTTTTAATCGGTTTAATCACTCCTTTCAAGCCGACAATATACCACAAGCTCTTCTTGCAATGAAACTTGCTAACTCTTAGGATTCGGACTGGTTCCCAGACTCGGCAGCCACTGATCATGTTACCAACAACCCAGGTAATCTCTATGACATTAAACCTTATACTGGATCTGATGGTCTTATGGTTGGAAATGGTGTCACTCTTCCTATCACACATACTGGGACAGCATCCATAGGTCCTCATCTCCAACTAAATGATGTTCTTGTTGTGCCTCATATCACCAAAGATTTATTATCTGTTAGCAAACTCACAACAGATTACCCActtattgttgttttttatgGTGATGGCTTTATGATCAAGGACAAGGCAACTCAGAAAATCCTAGCGAAGGGCAATAGGCGTGGTCGTTTATATGCATTTGATGGAGATCCTACTGCATGTTTTTCCTCACGATTCCAGAAAACAGATTCTGCAAGTTGGCATTCACGGCTTGGGCACCCTCACCAACAAGTCTTGGATTTCTTGCATTCCAATAAATTGATTTCATTTTCGAAATCTAGTAATTCTTCAATCGTGTCAGTTGTCAACAAGGAAAATCATGTAAACTTCCTTTTCTTCcaagagataataaaataacatctcCTTTTTACAAAATCCATTGTGATGTGTGGGGACCTGCCCCTGTTTTGTCTAGAGAAAAATTTTGGTTCTACACTATCTTTGTTGATGAGTTCACTAACTTTACATGGTTTTTTCCATTGAAGCGCAAATCTGATCTACTTGAGTGCTTTGATGTGTTCTACAAGCATATTGAATGTcaatttaatggaaaaattcGCATATTTCAAAGTGACGAGGGTGGTGAATTTTCCTCCAACACCTTTACATCTTATTTACAATCCAAAGGAATTATTCACCAATCGGCTTGTCCATGGACACCTGAACAAAACGACAAGGCTGAGAGAAAGCATCGCAACATTACTGAACTTGGTCTCACAATGATGTTTCATGCCCATTTGCCTTCTCGTTTTTGGACAGATTGCTTCTCCACAACGGTTTTTCTCATCAACCGGCTACCCTCAAAAGCACTTGGCATGGAGTCACCTTTCTACAGACTCCATAATCGACATCCAGATTATCTCAGCCTTCGGATATTGGGGACTCGATGTTTCCCTTTTCTTGGTAACTATCGTGATCACAAGCTTCAACCTAAGTCGATTCCATGTGTCTTCATCGGGTACTCCAATAAGCACAAGGGATACAAATGTTTGTACCCTCCTACTAGCCGCATTTACATCTCACGGCATGTTGTATTTGATGAGTCTATCATTCCATACTCCTCACCAACAAATCTATATGGTCATGCCACCATCGCTGgagatttctcatctttttcAGATTGGGATACAAGCTCTACTTCTCCTACAGCAACTACTTTACCAATATCCACATATGCAACTCCCAACTTCATGGCTACACCATCTCGACAATCCCTCAATTCAGAACCTACTGCAGCAACATCAGCAACAATTACTGTCGATCCACCACCAACTGACCTCTCCCTTGTCATTGCACCCTCTACTGGCCTAAATGACATCATTCCTTCATCTTTATAGGCGCAACCTCCCTCTCATCAAATGATGACCCCTAGCAAGGTTGGGATTCGCAGACCCAATCCAAAGTATGTCAATCTCCATGTTGCATTATCTTCTTCGATTCCACTAGTGCCCAGAACAATTATCACAGCTCAAAAGCACCCTGGTTGGCTGGCAACTATGCATGAAGAACTTGCTGCTCTTCACAAGAATCAAACCTGGAATCTGGTTCCCAAAGATCTTGCCATGAACATTGtcggttgcaaatgggtttacaAGGTTAAACTCCAACCCGATAGATCTGTTGAACGTCTCAAGGCACGTTTGGTTGCTAAAGGCTTTCATCAGGTGGATGGATTAGATTTTCATGAAACTTTTTCACCAGTAATTAAACCTGCTAGTATATGAATTGTTCTTACTCTTGCAGCGGTAAAAGGCGGGAAATCCGCCAACTAGATGTGAGAAATGCGATCCTGCATGGCCACCTTTTAACTCCAGTATATATGCAGCAACCACCAAGCTTTACTGATCCAGACAAACCATCACATGTTTGCAAATTAAGTCGAGCACTCTACGGCCTCAAACAAGCACCGCGTGCTTGGTTTGATCGCCTAGGTAATTTTCTTCTCCAACTCGGCTTCTACTGCAGTATCTCTGATCCAAGCTTGTTTGTTTACCACTCTGATCATGGCATTCTTATTCTTCTGTTATACGTCGATGACATGGTCATTACTGGTAATACATCAACTCAGATTAATTGGCTTATTTCCCAACTGACAACCGAGTTCTTCATCAAAGACATGGGTGCTCTTCACCACTTTCTTGGTATTGAAGTCACTCGCACCAGTCAAGGTCTGACTCTATCACAAGCATGTTATGCTAGTGAGCTACTGGATCGTGCATCTATGGGTGAATGCAAACCCATAGTAACTCCAATGCCATCTAAAGGACAGACAACTTCCTCAACTACAGCATATTGCGATCCAACTCACTATCAGAGTCTTGTCGGAGGCCTTCAATATCTTACATTCACCAGACTTGATCTTTCATATAGTGTGAACTTTGTATGTCAGTTTATGCATGCACCCACTGTGGAGCATTTCTAACTCGTCAAGCTAATACTGCGCTACGTACATGGCACCCTCAATCTCAACTTTCGTATCCTTGCAGCAAGCACACTTGATCTTTATGCGTTTTCCGATACTGGGCAGGCTGTCCACTTACTCGACGTTCGACAACGGGCTATTGCACTTTTCTTGGAGCTAACTGCATCTCTTGGAGTGCCAAAAAGCAACAAATTGTTGCTTGCTCCAGTGCTGAAGCAGAATATCGGGCCATGGCATCAACTGCTGCTGAACTTGCTTGGCTTACTTTTATTTTACGGGACCTTCGTCTGCCACTTTCAAGACCCCCAGTGCTTCATTGTGATAACTTAAGTGCTCTTCATCTCTCTTTCAATCTAGTACTCCACGCCAGGACCAAACACATTGAACTAGACATTTATTATGTGCGTGAGCGAGTTGCAATTGGTGCTTTAGAAACTCAATTTGTCACGTCTTCATTACAGCTTGCAGACATATTCACCAAGCCTTTTGCCAAAATTCCATTCCACACAATTCGATCCAAACTCGGCCTCTGTTCTGATGTGCGGCTTCGCTTGAAGGGGGATGATAAGATCAAACAGCAAGGCAATCACCAAGGCATCAGCCCGTGATCTGTGCTCATTACATTTGTGTACATTCCATCTATATTCCATTTATGATCTCTACATTCTAGGCATGTACAGTTATCCCTTTCCGTGTATATGCTTTTTACCTTCTCTTATATTAGTTTCCTTATTTGTAAAGTCAACTGTAATAGTCTATATAATACAAGCACTCCTCTGTCTTCACTGTGTGAGACAGTTACTCTCAAAATCTTTAGACTCAACCCAAATCCTTCCACTCTTCgagcactttttttttctttgaaacttTCTAAATCCTCTTCCAGATAGGGGGGAAAAAAAGTGAATACAACCCAAAAGCTTATTTGCTGCACTTGGCAAAACTAGAGTGATAGCCCATGGTGAATCTTCAAGCACTATCATCTCTTACACATAACAGGACATCATTTCAGAGACTCCCAAGTAATCATTGTTCAGTATACAGTCCAAATCTTCATCTGAATCAAGTTATACAAAATTACTAAAAACTGCTGTCAACTGAGTAAACCAATTGCAACCGCTGTAAATTCAAGATTGTCGTCTCACATTATTAACAAGGGATTGTAAACAAACACATCAAAACTCACACTCAGATTCAACaccaaattattttaatttaggaTTATCTTTAATTTACCCGCTAATATGTTGATTTGAACAATCGAGCTCTTAAAATTCTAGATTATTTTCGATTTAACCTTTAATCTATCTGCTGAATTTGCTCCTCTTCAAAGTAGATATGGGCACTAGTATCAACTTGCAGCTTTGTGGAAAACTATCATTCacttgctctgtttttgtgCTAAAAAAAGCCAGAACTAAAGGGAATTGCATTTTTAAGCTCTCTTTAAATATTGATAGTTTCGGATGCCATGGGAGTGGGAGTTTGGATGCGACTGCGGGTTTTAGGTTTCAGGCTACCGTGGCTTGCTGGTACTACGGAGACTTAGGggtgagagaaagtgagagctgagagagagagagagagagagagagagagagagagagagagagaacgaccAATCAGTTCTGAggagagaggggagagaaagggagaaagcgGGGAAGGTATATGGGAGAGAGAACTTGCCTACAATCAGTTCTATTTGTCTTTCATAAAAAAGGAATATTTGTCACAATATTATTGGAGggtataaatatctttttaacaCTCATCATGTTTGAAggttttttcttctaaatttagTTTTggataatctttttatatttaaagtatttttataaaattaaagcaCATGAACGTCTAGTATCTGACTGTCAACCATACACCAAGTGCATGGCTACATGCATTTGAGTTTAGCTGCATGCCAATCCAAtacacaaattttattttattttatttattttttcctatcTGGTGGTTGCAATAGTTCGAGTACCACTTATCTAGTTTTTGCATAGGATCCAATGGTTTACAATAAGAAATAGCAGGTCTAAATTTACTCGAGTCCCTCCAAGGGTCATTAG
Coding sequences:
- the LOC121253542 gene encoding uncharacterized mitochondrial protein AtMg00820-like produces the protein MTPSKVGIRRPNPKYVNLHVALSSSIPLVPRTIITAQKHPGWLATMHEELAALHKNQTWNLVPKDLAMNIVGCKWVYKVKLQPDRSVERLKARLVAKGFHQVDGLDFHETFSPVIKPASI